The following are encoded in a window of Bacteroidota bacterium genomic DNA:
- a CDS encoding ABC transporter permease, translating to MKRFFGFIKKEFFHIFRDKRTMLILFGMPIIQILLFGYVVTNEIKDAEIAILDLSKDDISQEITNKLSSSGYFQIKKVLHSHTEIEDVLKSGIIKEVVVFEADFAKKIEREGIANIQLIADASDANTANLIVNYTKGIISNYAISLRKDVEMPLQIEPEIRMFYNEELKGAFMFVPGTMALILMLISAMMTSISIAREKELGTMEVLLVSPLRPFQIIIGKVSPYIAMAFVNAVVIIAMGVFVFNMPVLGSISLLMLESLLFIVMALALGIFISTVSNSQQVAMFISLFALLLPTMLLSGFIFPIENMPLVLQWLSSIIPPKYFIIIIKNVMLKGTGISFVWKETLVLLGMTVFFILLSVKKFKVRLE from the coding sequence ATGAAACGATTTTTTGGATTTATTAAAAAGGAGTTCTTTCACATATTTCGCGATAAGCGGACTATGCTTATACTTTTTGGAATGCCAATAATTCAGATTCTACTGTTTGGATATGTTGTAACCAACGAAATTAAGGATGCCGAAATTGCAATTCTCGATTTATCGAAAGATGATATTTCCCAGGAAATAACAAACAAATTGTCTTCGTCTGGCTATTTTCAGATAAAAAAGGTTTTGCATTCGCATACAGAAATTGAGGATGTTCTAAAATCGGGAATTATTAAGGAAGTTGTAGTTTTTGAGGCAGATTTTGCAAAAAAAATTGAACGGGAGGGCATAGCAAATATCCAACTCATTGCTGATGCTTCAGATGCAAATACTGCAAATTTAATTGTGAACTATACTAAAGGTATAATTAGCAATTATGCTATTAGTTTAAGAAAAGATGTTGAGATGCCACTTCAAATTGAGCCTGAAATCCGTATGTTTTACAACGAAGAACTAAAAGGAGCATTTATGTTTGTTCCTGGAACTATGGCTCTTATTTTAATGCTTATTTCTGCAATGATGACCTCAATTTCTATTGCCCGTGAAAAAGAGCTCGGAACTATGGAAGTCCTTCTGGTGTCGCCTCTCAGACCTTTCCAAATTATAATTGGAAAAGTAAGCCCATACATTGCCATGGCTTTTGTAAATGCTGTTGTGATAATTGCGATGGGCGTTTTTGTATTCAATATGCCTGTCTTAGGTAGTATTAGCCTGTTGATGCTCGAAAGTTTGCTCTTCATTGTAATGGCACTTGCATTAGGTATTTTCATTTCTACAGTATCAAATTCTCAGCAAGTGGCAATGTTCATTTCGCTTTTTGCATTGCTTTTGCCAACAATGTTATTGTCCGGATTTATTTTTCCTATCGAAAATATGCCTCTGGTTTTGCAATGGCTAAGTAGCATTATTCCTCCAAAATACTTCATTATTATTATAAAAAATGTGATGTTGAAAGGAACAGGTATAAGTTTTGTATGGAAAGAAACTCTTGTTCTACTTGGCATGACTGTTTTTTTTATTTTGTTAAGTGTCAAAAAATTTAAAGTAAGGCTCGAATAA